A window of Physeter macrocephalus isolate SW-GA chromosome 6, ASM283717v5, whole genome shotgun sequence genomic DNA:
aaaaaaaaatacaaaaccttaaattctatcattcttttttctgtttattttgggaTCTAGGACCCCCAGGTGTAACAGGACCAAGAGGTATACCTGAGGTGCCTGGAGCAGTTGAGAAATGCCCATGTCTACCTCAATCTGCCTTTTCCGTCAAGCTGAGTGGGCCTCTCCCAGGACCCTCCCAGCCCATTGTCTTCCAGGAAGTTCTGTACAATCGTCAGGGCCACTTTGACCTGGCCACTGCAGTGTTCGCCTGCGGCGTCCCTGGCGTGTACCACTTTGGCTTTGACATTGCATTGTTTCAGAATGCTGTCAAGGTGAGTCTCACGCGGAATGGCATCCAGATCTGGTACAAATGAGCAGAGGCCAAGGACAGCCGTGAGCAAGCTTCAGGAAGTTCCATCTTGCAGCTGGAGAAAGGGGACAGGGTCTGGCTGGAGTCTAAGCTGGAcaaagaagaatctgaaaaaggaactACTCACACTGTGTTTTATGGGTTTTTGCTCCATGGAAATTAGGGCAGCTAGGGGTAACTGCATGGTTCTCTCCCTCATGTAACActgaatttaagaaaagaagccTCCTACTCCTCTCATCCCAAATGGTTCCTCTAGGATGAAGAGCTCACAAAATCAGTAATGACCAAGTTGAACAAAATGAATGTATTACCAATCGCTGAAACCAAGACTCATGGTTCATCAATTTGTCAATAATTTCTTATTTGTGATTCCCAAAATTCAAGTTCCTAGGCGGCAAAAATGTGGGGAGGgacatccctggcagtccagtggttaagacttcaccttccaatgcagggggtgtgggttcgatccctggtaggggagctaagtTCCCACAAGCCTCCTGGCCAAAacgaaaacataaaacaagcaatattgggacaaattcaataaagactttaaaaaaatagtccacatcaaataaaaaatctttttaaaaatgtgggggaaaaaagagtgaGGTAGGAAGCTGCCCAGCCATGTTGTTGTTAAATATACCAGGAAAACCCCCATTCAGCTCCTTTTTGaagcctgccccgccccctcaccCCCAGAGGACAAAAACCTTGCTCCAACTCTCAAATCTATTCTGAGAATTAAGGCTATAAATATAGAAGTAAATACCTCTGGCAGAGATGTCAAGTTTGCTTAAAAGACCAAATGAAGATACCCCTCATCACATGAGTCTCCTAAAGCATAACTGGATGGGTGATAGAGGTGAGGAAATTTCTGTGGCTTCAGAGTTTTCagattaattattaatttacttCAGGCTGCTACTTACCCAATATCCCTTCTTCTACCAATTTCTATTCTAGCTAAATTCATTTGTATTGCCTCAATGAACCCggttaaaaaatgtaatttgacCAGCTTCTATTACATTCAGGGTGGCCATAAAAAACACCATCCTTTCTGGTGAGATGTAAGTGCATGGTACTTGCAGGAGTCgtatttaaaagggaaaagacgggggcttccctggtggcgcagtggttgagagtccacctgccgatgcgggggacacgggttcgtgccccggtccgggaagatcccacatgccgcggagcggctgggcccgtgagccatggccaatgagcctgcgcgtccggagcctgcgctccgcaaggggagaggccacaacagtgagaggccccgcgtaccgcaaaaaacaacaacaaaacaagtaATGTGACCATGGGTACGTTGCCACATCCTTAAACCATATGAAGTAAAGATGGATTATAAGATTATAGGAGATCTAGGTAGTGTATTTAGGAAAGAATGTTTCATCTCTTGGCTGTCCTAGTACACGGTCCAGGAGCCTGTTTCCCCTTCCACTTTGGCAAGGAGCTGGCTCAGCAGAACTGAGTTTGCTAATTGGAGAAACATGAGTTCTCTGATAGCTACAGCGTTGGAATGGAAATTCTCCTAGCTAAGCTCTAGACTATAATGTTGTTTCACCAGCCAGGTGAACTgactgtttcctctttctttctgaaattccctgtaattttgtatatttatgtgaGTTAGTGTCCTTCTATTGGAACACTTTCTTTGGTGCTTCCAGGGTGGCCAAGGCTATTTATTGACATACTTCTCAACAGAATGTTATACTatgtaatatgtgtgtgtgtgtgtgcctgaccCTAGCAAAACATGTTGTAAATCAACCAGGGCTGGTATCAGGGGTCTCAATTCTGCTTGCACTTCAAAATCAATTTGAAAAGACAGGTtcactctttctcttccccaaagtcagatatttttatttgtccCATTTCAGAGCAGGTTGCCCAGCTGCCTTATATATTCCTCAGGTGGGATGATTAGAGTCTTAACTCCTAAGGAAATGATTGCTGAAAATGGCTTCAAAATGAGTCTTTCCTCCTTAGTGGGTGGACAGCGCCACCCAGTGTTCCAAAGGGGAATTGTTGAGCAACGATCCTTGCACTCCTCATCTCTCCCTTGTTCAATCAATTCCCAGGTGTGCCAACAATATCTCTATTATTTGGCTCTGGTTAGGAAGGCTTCCACAGCTTCCATGCTTTTAACTGGTGTATGAAGAGGCTGTTCATAGCGAGGGGAGAGTTGCGTGAGATGAAGTTGAAAAGGCAAGCAGAGGTGATGAAATGTATGCTAAGGTGAGACCCACACAGACCTGCCCACTATTTCCCCCAGCATCTCAAGCATTTTGGATTTCTAAGACTTTGTCTATGCTGCTTCCTTTTCCCAGGATGCTTTCCCCACCCACTCTGCTTGCCGATGCCCACTCTTCCCAGGAGGTTCAGCTGAAGCATCCGTCACCTTCCCTATGAAGCCCTGCCTGATCACCACCTCCTGCCCTTCCCCGGTAAAATCAACTATGTATTTCTTTCTGCCCACTTCATGCCCTCTCCCCTATACCACTTAAATATGTGTCtcaatgtttatatatttgttttgcaCGTAGACCCTAGGTCCTGGAGCGCGACGGACAATCTTATTATTCTGTATGTCCCCACGGTTTAGCAGGGGATTTGCATATTGTAAGGTACGtggttgaatttaaaaataaatgaacaaatgggaaaagatacacatattgttttttgaggaatcataTTAAAAGCCCTTAGGGGAGAAAAATCAATGTCattgggagagagggaagaaatacCGAAATCCTGAGGCTGGAAGAGCTGAAAGCTAACAGAAAGTGATAGTGAATTCTAGGAAAGTAACTAATTTCCCTGCCAGAGAAAGAGCTATTTGTGTAatactaaaattaatataataataatcattatccTTAGTATTTCCTTAGAAGTATTAGTATTTCCTTGTTTAGTAttatttagtatttagtatttCCTTATTTAGTATTCCTtagtatttccttatttcctttcctttctcttgtccTTAGAAGGACAAAAGAGCCACATAATGGCTTACACAGGGGTTAAGGGGCTGCAATTCAGAAGATCACTAAAACCATTCGAGAAGGTTCTAACTTTGCATTTCACTGAAATGTAAGATTTCTTGCTTGGAAATGTCTCAATTAATGGACCCATCAGCCTCCTAAGCTAGAAATCATCAAGATATCTTCAATCCTCCACTTTCCCTAATGCCCAACACTCAACTTATCATCAAGGTCAAGTGCTGTGACCCCAGAAATGTCTCATAGCCAGCACCTCCAGTCTGGGCTCCTGGTTAGCCCCTCATCATTTCTCACTGAGATCATTCTGACAGTCCCCTTACCAGCTCGGCCCCAACTTTCCCCTTTCCAACTCATCATCCATCCCAAGATCACTCTGCCTGAGCAGTCTTTCTAGAACCCAGATGTTACTGTGACAC
This region includes:
- the LOC102979636 gene encoding protein HP-25 homolog 1-like yields the protein SASGFRILALFVLLLVADVKSSADSQLCEPCGPRGPPGPRGPPGLLGLAGPPGVTGPRGIPEVPGAVEKCPCLPQSAFSVKLSGPLPGPSQPIVFQEVLYNRQGHFDLATAVFACGVPGVYHFGFDIALFQNAVKDAFPTHSACRCPLFPGGSAEASVTFPMKPCLITTSCPSPTLGPGARRTILLFCMSPRFSRGFAYCKPAFRAFPM